From the genome of Ictalurus punctatus breed USDA103 chromosome 28, Coco_2.0, whole genome shotgun sequence, one region includes:
- the LOC108260420 gene encoding mucin-2 isoform X1: protein MAADYNSQTTEWPTNMAADYNSQTTERPTNMASDYNSQTTEQPTDMAADYNSQTRESGLQTWPPTTTPKPHSGLQTWQPTTTPKPQSGVQTWPPTTTPKSHSGLQTWPLTTTPKPQSSVQTWPPTKTPKPHSGLQTWPLTTTPKPQSGVQTWPPTSTSRPQTSAITPSLTYTFTLVLIAQQLDSITQSQPHGLRTLSSPSNCEAYAQCPEPVDTKTFDSPLQCLWLQQNFWFLVPSMHKYCCLYIALLH from the coding sequence atggccgccgactacaactcccaaaccacagagtggcctacaaacatggccgccgactacaactcccaaaccacagagcggcctacaaacatggcctctgactacaactcccaaaccACAGAGCAGCCTACAGATATGGCCgccgactacaactcccaaaccAGAGAgagcggcctacaaacatggccgccgactacaactcccaaaccacatagcggcctacaaacatggcagccgactacaactcccaaaccACAGAGTGGcgtacaaacatggccgccgactacaactcccaaatcACAtagcggcctacaaacatggccgctgactacaactcccaaaccACAGAGCAGcgtacaaacatggccgccgacTAAAACTCCCAAACCACAtagcggcctacaaacatggccgctgactacaactcccaaaccACAGAGCGGcgtacaaacatggccgccgacTTCAACTTCCAGGCCACAGACATCAGCCATCACACCCTCTCTCACGTACACATTCACCCTTGTTCTGATTGCACAACAGCTGGACTCAATTACACAATCACAGCCACATGGCTTAAGGACTCTCAGTTCACCTTCAAATTGCGAAGCATACGCTCAGTGTCCCGAACCTGTCGATACCAAGACTTTTGATTCTCCGCTACAGTGTTTATGGTTACAACAAAATTTCTGGTTCCTGGTTCCCAGTATGCACAAGTATTGTTGTTTGTACATCGCCTTACTTCATTGA